One region of Sulfuriroseicoccus oceanibius genomic DNA includes:
- a CDS encoding DUF262 domain-containing protein produces the protein MASLKKITPSSPRLASLLSDVERGNIKIPVFQRQYIWTDEQIVSLLDSIYRGYPVGSLLMWTTHEELKHERDVGGFKLPETPEDYPVNYILDGQQRLTTLYGVFYSCDNTADPNLADRFNICYIPDEDSFVHHLAADGKDKIHLNSMLDTTKLLRELPRFNDRQKERIARVTEAFKDYEFPVVTIKERSNKEVCSIFQRINSSGTALSNLELLAAWTWSDKFDLRREIESLLDRLGDKGYEQIDQSLVMRMLAVLTVGTLDSDDLVDIDSDVLIENVATLKSAILSTVDFLEGQLKIKNVIFLPFPIMIIPIVFFYAEMPKPNAVQLDQLKKWFWQCALSLRYKAGTNRLALEDIEKLKGVSRGESPFDSPPPSIPDDLFSRSWRINSTAAKAALCLMAQMRPLSFLSGSEIDLGTVLSSYNARQFHHIYPKAFLISKGKTFHDANIIANICFLSASENNSISDKDPKDYFRDMPDAHKDAIFDSAVIPEDGRQGTLPFADFVAKRADLLKDIANNLMRTGKTSG, from the coding sequence ATGGCATCATTAAAGAAAATAACCCCTTCGAGCCCCCGCTTAGCTTCTCTTTTATCGGATGTCGAGCGCGGCAATATTAAAATCCCCGTATTTCAGCGTCAATATATCTGGACAGATGAACAAATTGTCAGCCTACTTGACTCGATCTATAGAGGGTATCCAGTTGGCTCTCTTTTGATGTGGACAACACATGAAGAGCTGAAACATGAAAGGGATGTAGGCGGATTTAAACTGCCGGAAACTCCAGAGGATTATCCGGTCAATTACATATTAGATGGTCAGCAAAGATTGACGACCCTATATGGCGTATTCTATTCCTGCGATAACACTGCAGACCCGAACTTAGCTGACAGGTTTAACATCTGCTACATTCCAGACGAGGACTCGTTTGTTCACCACCTGGCCGCAGATGGAAAAGATAAGATTCACCTTAACTCCATGCTCGACACAACGAAGTTACTGCGAGAGCTTCCAAGATTTAACGATAGGCAGAAAGAAAGAATAGCGAGGGTAACGGAAGCGTTCAAAGACTATGAATTTCCAGTCGTTACAATCAAAGAGCGGAGCAACAAGGAGGTGTGCAGTATTTTTCAGCGAATAAATTCATCGGGAACTGCTCTTAGCAACCTAGAGTTGCTAGCGGCGTGGACGTGGTCTGATAAGTTCGACCTCAGAAGAGAGATAGAATCGCTATTGGATAGGCTTGGAGATAAAGGATACGAACAAATTGATCAGTCCTTGGTCATGCGCATGCTTGCCGTGCTTACGGTGGGTACACTCGATTCCGATGATTTGGTAGATATAGATTCCGATGTGTTGATTGAGAATGTCGCGACTCTAAAATCTGCAATACTTTCGACAGTAGACTTTTTGGAGGGGCAGCTGAAAATCAAGAATGTGATTTTCCTTCCGTTTCCGATCATGATCATACCTATTGTGTTTTTCTATGCGGAAATGCCTAAGCCGAATGCGGTGCAGTTGGATCAACTGAAAAAGTGGTTTTGGCAGTGCGCTCTCTCGTTGAGGTATAAAGCAGGGACAAATCGCTTGGCTCTAGAGGATATTGAAAAGTTAAAAGGTGTTTCACGCGGCGAAAGTCCGTTTGATTCACCGCCTCCTAGCATTCCAGATGATCTTTTTAGTCGCTCTTGGAGAATTAATTCTACGGCAGCCAAAGCGGCGCTTTGCCTAATGGCGCAGATGAGGCCTTTGTCATTTCTAAGTGGATCCGAAATTGACCTGGGGACTGTATTGTCCTCTTATAATGCTAGACAGTTTCATCACATCTACCCAAAAGCCTTTCTAATTTCGAAAGGGAAGACTTTTCACGATGCTAACATAATAGCTAATATTTGTTTTCTTTCGGCCTCGGAAAATAATTCTATAAGTGATAAAGATCCCAAGGATTATTTCAGAGATATGCCTGATGCTCATAAAGATGCCATCTTTGATTCTGCAGTTATCCCTGAAGATGGAAGACAAGGCACTTTACCTTTTGCTGACTTTGTAGCGAAACGCGCTGACCTCCTAAAGGATATTGCGAATAATCTAATGCGAACCGGTAAAACATCAGGCTGA
- the ccoN gene encoding cytochrome-c oxidase, cbb3-type subunit I, translating to MHDKATNDAAATDVRNETIQFEDKSVRYFMWASIIWGIVGMLAGVIAAFQMPFWEMNSLFLQKITSGLNALPGMGWVPVFDTTGIEYITFGRLRPLHTNAAIFAFVGNMVFAGVYYSTQRLCKQRTASSLLTWLHFWGWQTIIVLAALTIPAGFTRGKEYAELIWPINIMVAVVWVIFGWNFFWTLKRRNEPSLYVALWFYIATIVTVAMLYIVNHLSIPTSLTHSYPIFGGVQDALVQWWYGHNAVAFFLTTPVLGIMYYFMPKAAERPVYSYRLSIIHFWSLVFIYIWAGPHHLLNTGLPKWLQMIGMFFSLMLWAPSWGGMLNGLLTLRGAWDKLRTDPVIKFFVVGITFYGMSTFEGPLLSIRAVNALGHYTDWIVGHVHGGTLGWNGFMAAGMFYWLAPRLYGRALYSKAGANLHFWIGLVGILIYVGSMWAAGITQGLMLNGTKEGGTMLAQPDFVKTVGAIKGLYIARGVGGLLYLAGYFILVWNIFMTMKKGKTVEDVREYVVTRTENQDAMGFKVTFMNDPVVYFFVGLVFLLGMFFAPVGMNVACGLIFLVFVYFAVQKFKAAGLKWGEWYHRLLENYLPFTILTFIAVAIGGMVQIIPNVTINRAANIQDRLQVPYTPLELAGRDIYIAEGCYNCHSQQIRTMVPDVLRYGDHSRIGESIYDFPFQWGSKRTGPDLAREGGKRPNTWHYDHMLDPRDVVEDSIMPAYPWLFDQKTDYKALPKKVEVQQQLGVPMISDAIIDRARLQALEIAQDLQENGRNVDPDTKIIALIAYLQKLGAYEEVKAEEEERDLEQDLPDKTFFNTPDTTREDIKGYGL from the coding sequence ATGCACGACAAGGCGACGAACGACGCAGCGGCAACTGACGTCCGTAACGAGACGATTCAGTTTGAAGACAAATCAGTGCGCTACTTCATGTGGGCGTCGATTATTTGGGGGATCGTGGGGATGCTGGCGGGCGTGATCGCCGCCTTCCAGATGCCGTTCTGGGAGATGAACAGTCTGTTCCTTCAGAAGATCACCAGCGGCTTGAATGCACTCCCTGGCATGGGATGGGTGCCGGTGTTCGATACGACGGGGATCGAGTACATCACCTTCGGGCGCTTGCGTCCGCTGCACACGAACGCGGCTATTTTCGCCTTTGTGGGCAACATGGTTTTCGCCGGGGTTTACTATTCCACCCAGCGACTTTGCAAGCAGCGCACGGCGTCGTCGCTGCTGACGTGGCTCCATTTCTGGGGCTGGCAGACGATTATTGTGCTGGCTGCACTGACCATTCCTGCGGGCTTCACCCGTGGTAAGGAGTACGCCGAGCTGATCTGGCCGATCAACATCATGGTGGCCGTGGTGTGGGTGATCTTCGGATGGAACTTCTTCTGGACGCTGAAGCGACGCAACGAGCCGTCGCTCTACGTGGCGCTTTGGTTCTACATCGCGACCATCGTCACCGTAGCGATGCTCTACATTGTGAACCACTTGTCGATCCCGACCAGCCTGACCCATAGCTACCCGATCTTCGGTGGTGTGCAGGACGCGCTGGTGCAGTGGTGGTATGGCCACAACGCGGTGGCATTCTTCCTTACGACGCCGGTGCTCGGCATCATGTACTACTTCATGCCGAAGGCGGCGGAGCGTCCGGTTTACTCGTACCGACTTTCCATCATTCACTTCTGGTCGCTGGTGTTCATCTACATCTGGGCCGGCCCGCACCACTTGCTCAACACGGGCCTTCCGAAGTGGTTGCAGATGATCGGGATGTTCTTCTCGCTGATGCTTTGGGCTCCATCCTGGGGTGGTATGCTCAATGGTTTGCTCACCCTCCGCGGGGCTTGGGACAAGCTGCGCACCGACCCGGTGATCAAGTTCTTCGTGGTGGGCATCACCTTCTACGGGATGTCGACCTTTGAAGGGCCGCTGCTTTCGATCCGCGCCGTCAACGCGCTCGGTCACTACACCGACTGGATCGTGGGTCACGTGCACGGTGGAACGCTCGGCTGGAACGGCTTCATGGCTGCCGGTATGTTCTACTGGCTGGCGCCACGACTCTACGGCCGCGCCCTGTACTCCAAGGCCGGAGCCAACCTTCACTTCTGGATTGGTCTGGTGGGGATTCTGATCTACGTCGGCTCGATGTGGGCGGCGGGTATCACCCAGGGGCTGATGCTCAATGGCACCAAGGAAGGTGGCACCATGCTGGCCCAGCCTGACTTCGTGAAGACCGTGGGTGCGATCAAGGGACTCTATATTGCTCGAGGCGTCGGTGGTCTGCTTTACCTCGCCGGTTACTTCATCCTGGTCTGGAACATCTTCATGACCATGAAGAAGGGCAAAACGGTGGAAGACGTGCGTGAGTACGTGGTGACCCGCACCGAAAACCAGGACGCCATGGGCTTCAAGGTGACCTTCATGAACGACCCGGTGGTCTACTTCTTCGTCGGTCTCGTGTTCTTGCTCGGTATGTTCTTTGCGCCGGTCGGGATGAACGTGGCGTGCGGATTGATCTTCCTGGTCTTTGTGTACTTCGCGGTGCAGAAGTTCAAGGCGGCTGGGTTGAAGTGGGGCGAGTGGTACCACCGCTTGCTTGAGAACTACCTGCCATTCACGATTCTGACCTTCATCGCGGTGGCGATTGGCGGGATGGTTCAGATCATTCCGAACGTGACCATCAACCGCGCGGCCAATATCCAAGACCGATTGCAGGTGCCGTACACGCCGCTTGAGCTGGCTGGACGCGACATCTACATCGCCGAGGGATGCTACAACTGTCACTCGCAGCAGATCCGTACGATGGTGCCTGATGTGTTGCGCTACGGTGACCACAGCCGCATCGGTGAGAGCATCTATGACTTCCCATTCCAGTGGGGCTCCAAGCGTACCGGTCCGGATTTGGCACGTGAAGGCGGCAAGCGCCCGAACACATGGCACTACGACCACATGCTCGACCCACGCGATGTGGTCGAAGATTCGATCATGCCGGCCTATCCTTGGTTGTTCGATCAGAAGACCGACTACAAGGCGCTGCCGAAGAAGGTGGAAGTCCAGCAGCAGCTCGGTGTACCAATGATCAGCGATGCGATTATCGACCGTGCCCGACTTCAGGCATTGGAAATCGCCCAGGATTTGCAGGAGAACGGCCGCAACGTGGATCCGGATACCAAGATCATCGCGCTGATCGCCTACTTGCAGAAGCTGGGTGCCTACGAAGAGGTGAAGGCGGAAGAAGAGGAACGCGATCTCGAGCAGGATCTGCCGGACAAGACGTTCTTCAACACACCGGACACCACGCGTGAAGACATCAAGGGCTACGGACTGTAA
- a CDS encoding cbb3-type cytochrome c oxidase N-terminal domain-containing protein translates to MDQQPNDPKNQDQKPSGDEPILMPHEYDGIQEFDQKLPNWWLWTFYITVIFFAVFWVLYYQVGSGATDDEKMENELDRIARIEAERLERELGVLSDAKLWEASRNTAFVEEGRKQFMETCAVCHGRDLSATNDGIKLSGVPLNDSEWLYGSDPMNVLNIVTNGSPDKTKGMQAWEPVLGKTRVTKVVAFVLSHHEMPEGMGEGAAAEGEASDAAAEEAAPAADPA, encoded by the coding sequence ATGGACCAACAACCAAACGACCCGAAGAACCAGGATCAGAAGCCGAGCGGTGATGAGCCGATTCTGATGCCGCACGAGTACGACGGTATTCAGGAGTTCGACCAAAAGCTGCCAAACTGGTGGCTGTGGACTTTCTACATCACGGTGATCTTCTTCGCTGTGTTCTGGGTGCTCTACTACCAGGTGGGCTCGGGTGCGACCGACGATGAGAAGATGGAGAACGAGCTGGACCGCATTGCCCGTATCGAGGCCGAGCGTCTGGAGCGTGAGCTCGGCGTGCTGAGCGATGCCAAGTTGTGGGAAGCCAGCCGCAACACAGCTTTCGTCGAAGAAGGTCGCAAGCAGTTCATGGAAACTTGCGCGGTGTGCCATGGCCGTGACCTTTCCGCGACGAACGACGGGATCAAGCTCTCCGGTGTGCCACTCAACGACAGCGAATGGCTCTACGGTAGCGATCCAATGAACGTGCTGAACATTGTGACCAATGGGTCTCCCGATAAGACCAAAGGGATGCAGGCGTGGGAGCCGGTGCTCGGCAAGACCCGTGTGACCAAGGTGGTCGCGTTCGTGCTGAGCCATCACGAGATGCCGGAAGGCATGGGTGAAGGTGCTGCTGCCGAGGGTGAGGCTTCCGACGCGGCTGCGGAGGAAGCAGCTCCTGCCGCTGATCCTGCATAG
- the ccoG gene encoding cytochrome c oxidase accessory protein CcoG has product MSRSVRNKTPNLDSVTTINRDGSKFVLHPADVRGRFTTGRRWFALLLLAIYIALPIIKVGNYPAVFFDVANGRFHLFGLTLITQDVWLLFFLITGLGFTLFFVTSLFGRLWCGWTCPYTVFLEHMFRRVERWIDGDHQARRKLDAAPWGPQKIFKRVLKHAIYLLMATGIAHLFLAYFVSLPKLYEFMQTSPSANAQVFGVVTFLSLVLYFCFAWFREQFCIILCPYGRIQSALTDDDTMVIGYDKRRGEPRGKKKKGSDTPVGDCIDCRRCVQVCPTGIDIRNGLQMECIGCAACVDACDEIMTKLKRPKGLVRYDSLNGMEGQKRRVLRPRVFIYIVLFCIGTFVMSLALTSLQPARLEAVRMRGMTFFHDETLVRNQFNVVITNKRDRESRYTLELQNAPEGMTASSEGEIFTVGALDDVEFSVVVTQTKEHYTGQADFELVLHEEGADTEYVRKIKFLGPDLGGTNADDLEKQREELKKKIEAEQNKR; this is encoded by the coding sequence ATGTCTCGTTCTGTTCGCAACAAAACTCCGAACCTGGACTCCGTCACGACGATCAATCGTGACGGATCCAAGTTTGTTCTTCATCCCGCGGATGTCCGCGGGCGATTCACTACCGGGCGTCGTTGGTTCGCTTTGTTGTTGCTGGCGATCTACATCGCGTTGCCGATCATCAAGGTGGGCAACTATCCGGCGGTGTTTTTTGATGTCGCCAATGGTCGGTTCCATTTGTTCGGGCTGACCTTGATCACACAGGACGTGTGGTTGTTGTTCTTTTTGATCACGGGGCTTGGGTTCACCTTGTTCTTCGTGACGTCGTTGTTTGGGCGTCTGTGGTGTGGCTGGACCTGTCCGTACACGGTGTTTCTCGAGCACATGTTCCGGCGGGTGGAGAGGTGGATCGATGGTGACCACCAGGCGCGGCGCAAGCTGGATGCGGCGCCGTGGGGGCCGCAGAAGATTTTCAAGCGTGTGCTCAAGCACGCGATCTACCTGCTGATGGCGACGGGGATCGCGCATCTGTTTTTGGCGTACTTTGTGTCGCTGCCAAAGTTGTATGAGTTCATGCAGACCTCGCCTTCGGCGAATGCCCAGGTGTTTGGCGTGGTGACGTTCCTGTCGTTGGTTCTCTACTTCTGCTTCGCCTGGTTCCGTGAGCAGTTCTGCATCATCCTTTGCCCGTACGGCCGTATCCAGTCGGCGCTGACTGATGACGACACGATGGTCATTGGTTACGACAAACGACGGGGTGAGCCGCGCGGGAAGAAGAAAAAGGGCAGTGACACGCCGGTGGGCGATTGTATTGACTGCCGTCGCTGTGTCCAGGTTTGCCCGACCGGGATCGATATCCGCAATGGCTTGCAGATGGAGTGCATCGGCTGCGCGGCTTGTGTCGATGCCTGTGACGAGATCATGACCAAGCTCAAGCGTCCGAAAGGGCTGGTGCGCTATGACTCGCTCAATGGCATGGAAGGGCAGAAGCGCCGGGTGCTGCGCCCGCGTGTGTTCATTTACATTGTGTTGTTCTGCATCGGGACGTTTGTGATGTCCTTGGCGCTGACCTCACTGCAGCCGGCCCGACTGGAAGCGGTGCGGATGCGCGGTATGACGTTCTTCCACGACGAGACCCTGGTGCGCAATCAGTTCAACGTGGTGATCACGAACAAGCGCGATCGTGAGAGCCGCTATACTTTGGAGCTGCAGAATGCGCCGGAAGGGATGACCGCATCCTCGGAAGGTGAAATCTTCACCGTGGGAGCACTCGATGATGTGGAGTTCTCCGTGGTGGTGACGCAGACCAAAGAGCACTACACCGGCCAGGCCGACTTTGAGCTCGTGTTGCACGAGGAAGGGGCGGACACCGAGTATGTGCGTAAGATCAAATTCCTCGGGCCGGATCTCGGCGGGACCAACGCGGATGATCTGGAGAAGCAGCGCGAGGAGTTGAAGAAGAAGATTGAAGCAGAGCAGAACAAGCGATGA
- a CDS encoding sulfite exporter TauE/SafE family protein, translating to MIDGAAIHSASGAFIAGLVTSLHCVGMCGPLACGVGGGKGAAAQVSASLYHGGRFLSYAVLGCVAGAIGAEPLNLLLDSPAVVLPWTLVIVFLLVATGLERRLPKPKFLVRFSARLKLKIFKMSQQRGALLLGLATPLLPCAPLYLVLTASLLSGSAAKGGEFMAAFALGTVPLLWVAQGSFNKLRAWMTPQAFDWTRRGLAVAAAAMMAWRLRGTLFFIESSQGVPDCCPPGL from the coding sequence ATGATCGACGGAGCTGCGATTCATTCGGCGAGCGGTGCGTTCATTGCAGGGCTGGTCACGAGTTTGCACTGTGTGGGGATGTGCGGTCCGCTGGCCTGTGGCGTCGGCGGAGGCAAGGGGGCGGCGGCTCAGGTGAGTGCGTCGCTTTACCACGGCGGGCGCTTTTTGTCGTATGCGGTGCTGGGATGCGTGGCGGGGGCGATAGGAGCCGAGCCGCTGAACCTATTGCTCGACAGTCCGGCGGTGGTGTTGCCGTGGACATTGGTGATTGTGTTTTTGTTGGTGGCGACCGGGCTTGAGCGGCGGTTGCCGAAGCCGAAGTTTCTGGTGCGCTTTTCGGCGCGGTTGAAGCTGAAGATTTTCAAGATGTCGCAGCAGCGCGGGGCGTTGTTGCTGGGACTGGCGACGCCGCTGCTTCCGTGTGCGCCGCTTTACCTGGTGTTGACCGCATCGCTTTTGAGCGGGTCCGCGGCGAAGGGTGGTGAATTTATGGCGGCGTTCGCGCTGGGTACGGTGCCGCTGCTTTGGGTGGCGCAGGGATCGTTCAACAAACTGCGCGCCTGGATGACACCGCAGGCATTTGATTGGACGCGACGCGGCTTGGCGGTGGCCGCGGCTGCGATGATGGCGTGGCGCTTGCGCGGGACCTTGTTCTTTATCGAGAGCTCCCAGGGTGTGCCGGACTGCTGTCCTCCGGGGCTGTGA
- a CDS encoding heavy metal translocating P-type ATPase metal-binding domain-containing protein, with amino-acid sequence MAQSPEHDTKPCRHCGTPFTPASTDDAFCCSGCEYVYQLIHEEGLQRFYDFKGKSNLPPVRGKVFDEADFPWLKEAVAVAEQQALDDGRSTGLLQLKAHLDGVTCVGCVWLVERIASKVEGVAAPDLAPASGEITVRWEVGKSDALMQLAGELLRFGYRLTPLGERESRSRELRDLQIRAGMCGALALNGMAFTLPRYLGMPEDFMFAGVFDWIIVLSATLAFFSGGSYFIRRALVSLRARIIHMDVPIALGVTVAFLGSFVGWMTGHSGLFYFDFVSIFLFLMLGGRCIQLMAVNRQRADAEKQTLRPDAVRAAGSGERVESGDLVKGMRYEVDPGGVVPIASSVVDRDVTCSLEWITGESEAREWKVGAQLPAGAINLGRSVATFEAEEDWEGSMLERMGDGREGTPRNPILEKTLAIYVAVVMVIAIVGGVVWWARSGDPITSLQVFVSVLVVSCPCALGVSMPLADDLARMRAQSAGIFIRRENLWGRLKKVRAIWFDKTGTLTMELPSLVNPEAVKRLDDSGAYALAALTAGSVHPVARSLRDTLGVRGQKMRDAGARADAASVDDYPGLGVAWRDQSGRVWRLGRPSWAADEAPAGVDSVLACDGRVVEAFQLVDGARPQSVAAVDWMAGRGYQVGIVSGDRPEKVDHIGDSLGVAPQHRRAGFLPEEKAQLIKAEEAAGRPVLFVGDGANDALACDEATVSATVVSDRAALADRADFCVFGQGMAYLQTLWRIADVRGRAVMRAFVFAVVYNLAAISLCLMGLMHPLIAAIIMPVGSVLSLAIVAGSFRQLRR; translated from the coding sequence ATGGCCCAATCCCCTGAGCACGATACCAAGCCCTGCCGTCATTGCGGTACGCCGTTTACTCCAGCGTCTACTGATGATGCGTTTTGTTGTTCCGGCTGCGAGTACGTGTACCAGCTGATCCACGAGGAAGGGCTGCAGCGGTTCTACGATTTCAAGGGGAAGTCCAACCTGCCGCCGGTGCGCGGCAAGGTATTCGACGAGGCGGATTTTCCGTGGTTGAAGGAAGCGGTCGCGGTGGCGGAACAACAAGCGCTCGATGACGGGCGGAGCACGGGGTTGCTCCAGCTTAAGGCGCATCTCGATGGGGTGACGTGCGTCGGGTGCGTGTGGTTGGTCGAGCGCATTGCCTCGAAGGTCGAGGGCGTGGCGGCTCCGGATCTGGCTCCGGCGTCGGGGGAGATCACTGTGCGGTGGGAAGTAGGCAAGAGCGACGCGCTGATGCAGTTGGCTGGTGAGTTGTTGCGATTTGGCTACCGATTGACTCCGCTGGGGGAAAGGGAGAGTCGCTCGCGGGAGCTGCGCGATTTGCAGATCCGTGCGGGGATGTGTGGTGCGCTGGCGTTGAATGGAATGGCGTTCACCTTGCCGCGCTATCTCGGGATGCCGGAGGATTTCATGTTCGCCGGTGTGTTTGACTGGATCATCGTGCTGTCGGCGACCTTGGCGTTTTTCTCTGGTGGGAGTTATTTCATCCGTCGGGCGTTGGTGTCGCTGCGGGCGCGGATCATCCACATGGACGTGCCGATCGCGCTGGGCGTGACAGTGGCGTTTCTGGGGTCGTTTGTCGGCTGGATGACCGGGCACTCCGGGCTTTTCTACTTCGACTTTGTTTCGATCTTTTTGTTCCTGATGCTCGGTGGGCGCTGCATCCAGCTGATGGCAGTGAACCGTCAACGGGCGGACGCGGAAAAGCAGACACTGCGGCCGGATGCGGTACGGGCTGCCGGTTCCGGCGAGCGCGTGGAGTCCGGGGATTTGGTCAAAGGGATGCGCTACGAAGTGGATCCGGGCGGAGTGGTTCCAATTGCCTCGTCGGTGGTGGACCGCGACGTGACCTGTAGTCTGGAATGGATCACTGGTGAGTCAGAGGCGCGCGAGTGGAAGGTGGGGGCGCAGTTGCCTGCCGGCGCGATCAACCTGGGGCGCTCGGTGGCGACTTTTGAGGCGGAGGAGGATTGGGAAGGGTCGATGCTCGAGCGCATGGGCGACGGGCGCGAGGGTACGCCGCGCAACCCAATTCTTGAGAAGACATTGGCAATCTACGTCGCGGTGGTGATGGTGATTGCCATTGTGGGCGGGGTTGTCTGGTGGGCACGCTCGGGGGATCCGATCACGAGCCTGCAGGTGTTTGTTTCGGTGTTGGTGGTGTCGTGCCCGTGTGCGCTCGGGGTTTCGATGCCGCTGGCCGATGACCTGGCACGGATGCGGGCACAGTCCGCCGGGATTTTCATCCGCAGGGAGAACCTGTGGGGACGTCTGAAGAAAGTGCGCGCCATTTGGTTCGACAAAACTGGAACTCTCACCATGGAACTGCCGTCGCTGGTGAACCCGGAAGCCGTGAAGCGGCTGGATGATTCGGGTGCGTATGCCTTGGCGGCGCTGACCGCGGGGAGTGTCCACCCGGTGGCGCGCAGTTTGCGTGACACGCTCGGGGTGCGTGGGCAGAAGATGCGGGACGCCGGTGCCCGTGCGGATGCGGCATCGGTCGATGATTACCCAGGTTTGGGTGTGGCGTGGCGTGACCAATCCGGGCGCGTTTGGCGGTTGGGTCGGCCATCGTGGGCGGCGGACGAGGCTCCGGCCGGAGTGGACTCTGTGCTGGCGTGCGATGGCCGCGTGGTCGAGGCATTCCAGCTGGTGGATGGTGCGCGCCCGCAGTCGGTGGCGGCGGTCGATTGGATGGCCGGGCGTGGCTATCAGGTGGGAATTGTCAGTGGCGACCGACCGGAGAAAGTCGACCACATCGGGGACTCGTTGGGCGTGGCGCCGCAGCATCGCCGTGCCGGGTTCCTGCCTGAGGAGAAGGCGCAGTTGATCAAAGCAGAGGAAGCGGCGGGACGCCCTGTGTTGTTTGTCGGCGATGGAGCCAACGACGCACTCGCCTGCGACGAGGCCACGGTATCGGCGACGGTGGTGTCAGACCGTGCGGCGTTGGCGGACCGTGCGGACTTCTGTGTGTTTGGCCAGGGGATGGCTTATTTGCAGACGCTGTGGCGCATCGCCGACGTGCGCGGACGGGCGGTGATGCGGGCATTTGTGTTTGCGGTGGTCTACAACCTGGCGGCCATCAGCTTGTGCCTGATGGGG